Within the Elusimicrobiota bacterium genome, the region GCTTTCACGTCAATTTTTTATAGGTTCCTTTATAATATGTCTCAGCATTTATTAGCAAGCGTGTCTGATGAATCAGACCACCCTATTTCTCATTAGAGAAATGGGAAATTTGCCAAACTACAGATAAATTATAATCCCTTATATTCTGTTTTTTGATATCTACATTAGATTCTTTGGTTTTTAAGTTAGGCATAGTAAAAGAGAATAATTCCAAATCATTTTTCTCAACTTGCTTGATTGCCCTTCGTGGGATTTCATCACTTACATTGCCTTCTCCCATACCAGCCCACAGTATTTTACTTGTGTTAGTGTCAATCAGTCGTAAACTTAATTGTGTTTCCGCTATTCTCTTTTTCATTTTTCCTGTTGAGCCCTTGTCATATCTTAAACCAAGTTCTAAAATACGATATGCTAATAATCTGTCAACACCCAAGATTTCTCCACTTTTTTGGATATCTAATTTTATTTCAGAATTAATAGTAGATTCTTGTTCTAAAATTTTGTTTTCGCCTTTCAACTCAATTTTTTCTGTTTTTGTATTTCCATCTTGAGTAGTGATTGTAATTGTTTCTTTTGTCGGCACAGGATTGGTAACTTGATGACTGATTAAACTAGCTGATAAATTATATTTAAATCCATTAATTTCTCTGGCAATTTTACCAAGCAATTCTTTATCCCGCTCTACTACAGAATATCCTTTTGATACTAATCCAGTAATCAATGCATCCTGAACCATTGAATTAATTGGTTCATCGTC harbors:
- a CDS encoding CsgG/HfaB family protein yields the protein MNKNFLLVICLLVLTLGCGKILRYPSNAYLVRQSVEQSVKNIPGTREGKITIVDLNAESNNADDEPINSMVQDALITGLVSKGYSVVERDKELLGKIAREINGFKYNLSASLISHQVTNPVPTKETITITTQDGNTKTEKIELKGENKILEQESTINSEIKLDIQKSGEILGVDRLLAYRILELGLRYDKGSTGKMKKRIAETQLSLRLIDTNTSKILWAGMGEGNVSDEIPRRAIKQVEKNDLELFSFTMPNLKTKESNVDIKKQNIRDYNLSVVWQISHFSNEK